A region from the Brassica napus cultivar Da-Ae chromosome C8, Da-Ae, whole genome shotgun sequence genome encodes:
- the LOC106423774 gene encoding AMSH-like ubiquitin thioesterase 1, producing the protein MGSSPEIIDIATSARRIGVDNRISLKFYFRIADNILKQANIFRAEKNIIDLYVMLLRYSSLALETIPSHRDYRTSLKSNKEYLRMRLLDVLAELEKLKPVVRQRIEELNPKPLPRYNVQTLPSNGSQRWSSPVKPSLSSYDHAKVINPSGHNFGYMGSRGQQFLNAAPLDERFRNMSVNLIRPTDETLSKHSILGPNGLRAQWQPPKNDLKVQYPSNIDFSPIEIPSFRQQFVDSKPMITNGSNNEPEKPIVESSSTPSESIQKNYTEELSSMISFEEEESVNDDNIIRQPSPPPVLAEVQDLAHGLCHEANEVECNIDNSLPDESLRAESPLELHIATTMMDAFMRLANSNTKKDLETCGILAGSLKNRKFYITALIIPKQESTSNSCQATNEEEIFEVQDKQSLFPLGWIHTHPTQSCFMSSIDVHTHYSYQIMLPEAVAIVMAPQDSSRKHGIFRLTTPGGMTVIRNCDQRGFHAHSSPADGGPIYNTSTEVYMNPDLSFDVIDLR; encoded by the exons ATGGGATCGTCTCCAGAGATCATCGACATCGCTACCAGTGCTCGGAGAATAGGCGTAGACAATCGTATCTCTCTCAAATTCTACTTTAGAATCGCAGATAACATCCTCAAACAG GCTAACATATTTCGAGCTGAGAAGAATATAATTGACTTATACGTCATGCTTCTGCGTTACTCGAG CTTGGCTCTGGAGACTATACCTTCCCATCGTGATTACAGAACATCTCTTAAAAGCAACAAAGAGTATTTGAGAATG AGACTATTGGATGTCTTGGCTGAGCTGGAGAAGTTGAAACCAGTTGTACGGCAAAGGATTGAAGAACTCAATCCCAAGCCTTTACCTCGGTATAATGTGCAAACTCTTCCATCAAATGGTTCTCAACGCTGGTCTTCCCCTGTAAAACCGTCCTTAAGTAGCTATGATCATGCAAAG GTCATAAATCCTTCTGGACATAATTTTGGCTACATGGGTTCCAGGGGTCAGCAATTCTTGAACGCTGCGCCACTTGACGAGCGTTTTCGTAATAT GTCAGTGAACTTAATCCGACCTACAGATGAAACCCTTTCCAAGCATTCTATCTTGGGTCCAAATGGACTCCGTGCACAGTGGCAGCCTCCAAAGAATGACTTAAAG GTTCAGTATCCAAGCAATATAGATTTTTCGCCAATTGAAATTCCAAG CTTCCGACAACAATTCGTGGATAGCAAACCGATGATAACTAACGGCAGTAACAACGAACCCGAGAAGCCAATTGTGGAATCAAGCTCTACTCCAAGTGAAAGTATCCAGAAAAATTACACCGAAGAGCTTTCGTCAATGATTTctttcgaagaagaagaaagcgtTAATGATGACAACATCATTAGGCAACCTTCACCACCTCCTGTACTTGCCGAAGTCCAAGACTTGGCTCATGGGTTATGTCATGAAGCTAACGAAGTGGAATGTAACATAGATAACTCTTTGCCAGATGAGTCTCTACGTGCAGAATCTCCTCTTGAACTCCATATT GCAACGACAATGATGGATGCCTTCATGAGGCTTGCCAACTCGAACACCAAGAAGGATTTAGAGACGTGTGGTATTCTTGCTGGTTCACTA AAAAACCGAAAGTTCTACATTACAGCTCTCATCATACCAAAACAGGAATCAACATCTAATTCG TGTCAGGCCACAAACGAAGAAGAGATATTTGAAGTACAGGACAAGCAATCCCTTTTCCCACTTGGATGGATTCAT ACGCATCCGACACAGTCTTGTTTCATGtcatccattgatgtccacaccCACTATTCATACCAG ATTATGTTACCGGAAGCTGTGGCAATCGTTATGGCGCCACAAGACTCTTCAAG gAAACATGGAATATTCCGGCTGACAACGCCGGGAGGAATGACGGTGATAAGGAATTGTGATCAGCGTGGGTTTCACGCGCACAGTTCGCCAGCAGACGGAGGACCAATTTACAATACGTCTACGGAAGTTTACATGAACCCTGATCTCAGTTTCGATGTCATTGATCTCAGATAG
- the BNAC08G03310D gene encoding uncharacterized protein BNAC08G03310D: MEPPPERSKRLHNFTLPYLRWGQQRFLRCVNLPSHSHHPSPSSSPSPDHASQRSSPIDGAVATARPWNLRTRGAACGEPGDGLPAMKRGIGEEESEKNEKLKFSVSLLKAEIEEDYSIITGKRPPRRPKKRPRIVQKKLNTIFPGMWLSEEVTIDSYNVPEAVET; encoded by the exons ATGGAGCCTCCTCCAGAAAGATCGAAACGCCTCCACAACTTCACCTTACCTTACCTCCGCTGGGGTCAACAAAGATTCCTCAGATGCGTCAATCTACCATCACATTCCCatcatccatctccttcttcttctccctctcCAGATCACGCAAGCCAGAGATCTTCCCCCATCGATGGAGCTGTGGCGACGGCTCGGCCGTGGAATCTAAGGACGAGAGGAGCTGCGTGTGGTGAACCAGGTGACGGATTGCCGGCAATGAAGAGAGGTATAGGCGAAGAAGAATCGGagaagaatgagaaactgaAATTCTCGGTTTCGTTGTTGAAAGCAGAGATTGAAGAGGATTACTCAATTATTACTGGGAAAAGACCTCCGAGGAGACCTAAGAAGAGACCAAGAATTGTTCAGAAGAAACTCAAT ACGATTTTTCCGGGGATGTGGTTGTCAGAAGAAGTTACAATAGATTCATATAATGTCCCTGAAGCTGTGGAAACGTGA
- the LOC106423780 gene encoding chorismate synthase, chloroplastic — MASSLTSKSILGSTKPGSSSLSPELRRLSSPAVQISIRTQTKKNLQIQATGSSYGTHFRVSTFGESHGGGVGCIIDGCPPRIPLSESDLQFDLDRRRPGQSRITTPRKETDTCRISSGVSEGMTTGTPIHVFVPNTDQRGLDYSEMSVAYRPSHADATYDMKYGVRSVQGGGRSSARETIGRVAPGALAKKILKQFAGTEILAYVSQVHQVVLPEDLVDHENLTLEQIENNIVRCPNPEYAEKMIAAIDAVRTKGNSVGGVVTCIVRNAPRGLGTPVFDKLEAELAKACMSLPATKGFEFGSGFSGTFLTGLEHNDEFYADENGRIRTKTNRSGGIQGGISNGEIINMRVAFKPTSTIGRKQNTVTRDKKETEMIARGRHDPCVVPRAVPMVEAMVALVLVDQLMAQYAQCHLFPINPELQEPLRTASPVEFEQPQNAAAL; from the exons ATGGCGTCTTCTCTCACCTCCAAATCCATTCTCGGATCCACCAAACCCggttcttcttctctctctccggAGCTCCGTCGTCTCTCATCTCCCGCCGTTCAGATCTCAATCCGAACCCAAACCAAGAAGAACCTCC AGATACAAGCTACTGGGAGCTCATACGGGACTCATTTTCGAGTTTCCACCTTTGGAGAATCACACGGAGGAGGTGTTGGTTGTATTATCGATGGATGTCCTCCTCGAATTCCACTCTCTGAATCTGATTTGCAATTCGATCTTGACAGGAG GAGACCTGGTCAGAGCCGGATCACTACTCCTAGAAAAGAGACTGATACTTGCCGGATATCTTCTGGAGTCTCCGAAG GTATGACGACAGGAACACCTATCCATGTGTTTGTGCCAAACACAGATCAGAGGGGACTT GACTATAGTGAAATGTCGGTTGCCTATAGGCCATCACATGCTGATGCAACTTATGACATGAAGTATGGTGTCAGATCAGTCCAG GGTGGTGGGAGATCTTCAGCTAGAGAGACCATAGGAAGAGTTGCTCCTGGAGCTTTGGCCAAGAAAATTTTGAAGCAATTTGCAGGAACAGAG ATTCTTGCCTATGTATCTCAAGTCCACCAGGTTGTACTTCCAGAGGATTTGGTAGACCACGAGAATTTGACACTCGAACAG ATAGAAAACAACATCGTCAGGTGCCCTAATCCCGAGTACGCTGAAAAGATGATAGCTGCGATTGATGCTGTCAGAACTAAAGGAAACTCTGTTGGTGGTGTTGTGACCTGCATCGTTCGGAATGCTCCACGT GGGCTTGGAACACCTGTTTTCGATAAACTTGAAGCAGAACTTGCAAAAGCTTGTATGTCGTTACCTGCAACAAAGGGCTTTGAGTTCGGAAGTGGCTTCTCAG GTACCTTTCTGACTGGTCTTGAACACAATGATGAGTTCTACGCTGATGAAAATGGAAGAATCCGGACAAAAACAAATCGGTCCGGTGGAATTCAG GGAGGGATATCAAATGGTGAGATAATAAACATGAGAGTAGCCTTCAAGCCAACATCCACAATTGGA AGGAAGCAGAATACTGTAACCAGAGATAAGAAAGAAACTGAGATGATTGCGCGTGGACGTCACGATCCTTGCGTTGTTCCACGAG CTGTGCCTATGGTTGAAGCAATGGTGGCTTTAGTTCTTGTGGATCAGTTGATGGCGCAATATGCACAGTGCCATTTGTTTCCAATAAATCCAGAGCTGCAGGAACCTCTTCGGACAGCTTCTCCTGTCGAGTTCGAGCAGCCGCAAAATGCTGCTGCTTTGTAA